The Polynucleobacter sp. MWH-CaK5 region CAGAGGGCAACCTTTGCTTGAACATCAAAGACCGTTGGTGAGTTAGAGATAACTCTTAATACTAGAAATAGTGCCAGCGCAGATGGCGATCCTGAAAAGATTTCGCCTGTGTGCAACCCCTAATTGGCAACAGTTAGGTTAATAGGAGTTAAACAGTGCCTTTAAATATGGAAGACAAAAAGGCGGTCGTGGCCGAGGTAAGTGCAGAAGTTGCACAAGCTCAAACCATGGTGCTAGCTGAATACCGCGGTATTCCAGTGGGCGAACTGACTACTCTAAGAGCTCAAGCTCGTGCAAACGGTGTTTACCTTCGCGTTATGAAGAACACTTTGGCACGCCTTGCAGTTCAAGGAACGTCATTCGAATCATTGGCCGGTGAAATGGCTGGTCCGCTTATTTACGGTATCTCCGCAGACCCAGTTGCGTCAGCAAAAGTTTTAAACGACTTTTCAAAGACGCAAGCAGCTTTAGTAATCAAAGCGGGTTCATACAACGGCAAGGTAATGGATGCAGCAGCTGTAAAAGCATTGGCATCTATTCCAGGTCGCAATGAACTTATCGCAATGTTACTTGGCGTTATGCAAGCCCCAGTATCTGGTGCGGCTCGCGTATTGGCAGCGGTTGCAGAAAAGAAAGCTAAAGAAGCTGCGTAATAGCAGTCTCACTTTAATTAACTAAAGAAATTTGAATTAGGAGTTTTAAAAATGGCAGTTACTAAAGACGACATTCTAGAAGCCGTTGGCAATATGTCTGTAATGGACTTGAACGATCTAGTTAAAGCATTTGAAGAAAAATTTGGTGTATCAGCAGCTGCAATGGCTGTTGCTGCTCCTGGTGCAGGTGGTGGTGCTGGTGCCGCTGCTGCTGAGCAATCAGAGTTCACAGTTGTGTTGGCTGAAGCCGGCGCAAACAAAGTGAGCGTGATTAAAGCTGTTCGCGAAATCACTGGTCTTGGCTTGAAAGAAGCTAAAGACTTAGTTGATGGCGCACCAAAACCAGTTAAAGAAGGTGTTGATAAAGCATCTGCTGAAGACGCTAAGAAGAAGCTTGAAGAAGCTGGCGCTAAGGTCGAACTTAAGTAATTGGTTTGATAGGGCAGCGATGCTGCCCGGTTTGCTTAGAAGGCAAACCAGATATTAAAAAAGTTTGGTATCTGGTTTGCCTTCTGATACGACTGCAGAAGGCAAGTTTGGTCGGGTTGTGCACACGCACACCGTCAGCCACGATTGGTAGAGGCCAATCACCAAATCTCTGCTCAGTCGCTTAAATTCGGAGATGACATGTCATATAGTTTCACCGAACGCAAGCGTATCCGTAAAAGCTTCGCTAAGCGCCCTAATAATCACCAAGTACCTTACTTGTTGACAACGCAACTTGAGTCTTATGCAAAATTCTTGCAAGAATCAAGAGGCCCTGCTGACCGTTTAAATGAAGGCTTGCAATCAGCATTCACTTCAATATTCCCTATCGTGTCGAACAATGGTTTCGCTCGCATGGAATTCGTTCAGTACAACCTTTCAACTCCACCGTTTGACGTTAA contains the following coding sequences:
- the rplJ gene encoding 50S ribosomal protein L10 gives rise to the protein MPLNMEDKKAVVAEVSAEVAQAQTMVLAEYRGIPVGELTTLRAQARANGVYLRVMKNTLARLAVQGTSFESLAGEMAGPLIYGISADPVASAKVLNDFSKTQAALVIKAGSYNGKVMDAAAVKALASIPGRNELIAMLLGVMQAPVSGAARVLAAVAEKKAKEAA
- the rplL gene encoding 50S ribosomal protein L7/L12 → MAVTKDDILEAVGNMSVMDLNDLVKAFEEKFGVSAAAMAVAAPGAGGGAGAAAAEQSEFTVVLAEAGANKVSVIKAVREITGLGLKEAKDLVDGAPKPVKEGVDKASAEDAKKKLEEAGAKVELK